In Actinomycetota bacterium, the sequence TTGGAACTTGAAGCACTCCATCGCGTCGACGGGCAGGCCGTCGGTCTCGAACGGAGCGAACAGGTCGCCGTTCGAGAAACCCTGCGCGCGCGCCATGTGCGCCGGTTCGTCGGGTGAGGCGAACATCGGGTTGACGAGCGCCCACAGCACGGTGAGGGGCAAGAACACCACGAGCGACAGCGCGAAGCGTTGCCAGGTTGTGGGTGCGAAGTTGCTCACTTGTGGTCCCGTTCGGTTCGCCGGTCGTGGTCGACCCCCGGAGGGTACGCTCGATCGACCTGCCATGGACGTCCCCGACCCTTCCTCGATTGCCCCCGGGGTGCCAGTGGTGCCCGGCACCGAGTGGCTGGTGCAGCGCACCTCGCCGGTGCTCCAGCGGTTGTGGCGGAGGGGCTTCCGGTTCTTGTTCGTGCTCGACGCGCTCGCCCTCTTCGGCTCGATGGTGGCGATCAGCCTGGTGCGCTTCGGCACCGACTGGCCGACGTACCCGCTCTCGCACTATCTGGTCGGCTTCTCGATCGCGACCGGCATCCACCTCGTCGTCGGCTATCTCGCCGGTCTCTACGAGCGCGAGCCGCGGCTCGGGCACCGTCCCTGGCTGCCGCGGGTGATGCTGGCGATGGCGATCGGGATCGCCGTCGACGGAGTCGCGTTCGTGCTCCTCGACCGCTATCTGATGCCGAGGCTCAACCTCGCCGCACTCGGCATCGTCGGGTCGCTGGCGCTCACCGCGAACCGCCGGCTGAGCAGGCGCCTGTCCTGGCGGCGCCAGGGCCCGCCGCGCGTCGCACTGGTCGGCCCGCACGACGCCGTCGCCACCGCCGTCGCCCATCTCGCCGACAGCGACCGCGGCGCGATCGTCGCCTGCACCGCGATGGACACGGCGGACCTGGTCGATCTCGTCAGCAGCCACCACGCCACCGACGTGCTGCTGCTCGACGTCCACGCGTTCGGCGAGATCTTCCCCGAACCGCTGTCGACCATGGAGGACCTCGGCGTGGGCGTCCTCCAGCGGGTGGGCGCGCAGGAGACGCTGCTCGGCCTGCAGTCGGTACGGCAGGTGGCCGGCATGCCGTTCGTGCGGCTGCGCACGCACACGCTCCCGCCGCACAAGTACCGCCTGAAGCGAGGCCTCGACCTGGTGCTCGTCGCCCTCGCCTCACCCTTGATCGTCGTCGTCGGCGGGCTCGTCTCGCTAGGTGTCCTGCTGCGCGCCGGAAGACCCGTGCTCTACCGCCAGGTGCGCCTCGGTCGCGACGCGGTGCCGTTCCGGATGGTCAAGTTCCGTACGATGCAGCCCGACGCCGAGCAGCACGGCGCGGTGCTGGCCACCGAGGCCGACCCGCGGATCGTGCACGGGCTCCGCTGGCTGCGCGACACCCGCCTCGACGAGCTGCCCCAGCTCTGGAACGTGGTGCGCGGCGAGATGTCGCTCGTCGGGCCTCGACCGGAACGCCCCGAGTTCACCGAGCGCCTGGCGATCGACGTGCCCGGATACGAACGCCGTCACGAACTGCCGCCCGGGCTCACCGGGCTCGCCCAGGTGCAGGGCAGCTACGACACCGACGCCGTGTACAAGGTGGGCTACGACCTGCAGTACCTCGTCAACTGGTCGCCGGTGCTCGACCTGCAGATCCTGTTGCGCACGATCTGGGTGGTGGTGGCCCGCCGTGGCTGACCAGGTGTCGTGGCCCGACGTGGCCGTCGTCGTGCCGGTGCGCAACGAGGAGCGTCATCTGCGGGGTGCGGTGGAGGCCGTCCTCGCGCAGGCGTACCCGGGGCGAGTCGAGGTGTGCCTCGCCGTCGGTCCGTCCGTCGACCGTACCGAGCAGGTCGCGAGCGAGCTCGCCGCGGCGCACCCGCAGGTACACGTCGTCGCCAACCCGTCGGGGCGCACACCGGCCGCCCTGAACGCCGCCATCCGCGCCACCGCCGGCGAGGTGGTCGCGCGCGTCGACGGGCACGCCGCGCTCTCCCCCGGCTACCTGCGGCGCGCGGTGGAGACGCTCAAGCGCACCGGGGCGGCGAACGTCGGCGGCATCCAGCGGGCCGAGGGCACCACCGCCTTCGAGCGCGCCGTCGCCGTCGCGATGACCTCCCGCTTCGGCGCGGGCGGCGCCCGCTTCCACGTCGGTGGCACCGAAGGGCCGACCGACACCGTGTACCTCGGGGTCTTCCGGCGCGACGCGCTGGAGCAGGCGGGCCTCTTCGACGAGACGCTCGTTCGCAACCAGGACTACGAGCTCAACATCCGCCTGCGCGATGCGGGCGGCGTGGTGTGGTTCGACCCCGCGCTGTGGGTCGCGTACCGACCCCGTTCAAACCTGCGCAGCCTGGCGCGCCAGTACTTCGAGTACGGCACCTGGAAGCGACACGTGCTGCGCCGGCATCCCGGGTCGCTGAAAGCGCGCCAGGCCATCCCCGCGCTCACCACGGCCGCCATCGCCGCTTCGCTCGCCGCCGCCCCGTTCGCCCGGGTCGCGCTCGCGGTGCCCGGCACGTACGCGGCAGCGGTCGTCGTCTCCTCCCTCGCCGGGGCGCGCGGCCGGGCCGGGACCGCGGCCCGCCTCGTCGCGATCTACCCGACGATGCACCTCGCCTGGGGTACAGGCTTCTGGCTGGGCGGCCGGTCGCGCCGCGGCGTCGATCGCTAGCCTGCTGAGGCCATGGTGGCCGCGACTCCCGACACGCTGATCGAGCTCGGCGCCCGCATGCCGTGGCGGGAGTACCTGGCAGAGCTGTGGTCCCGACGCCACTTCGCAGTCGCGCTCGCCGAGAACGACCTGCGCGCCCAGCACATGAACTCCGTGCTCGGCCAGCTCTGGCACCTGCTCAACCCGGCGATGATGATCGCGGTCTACTTCTTCGTGTTCGGCGTCGTGCTCGACGCCCGGCGCGGCGTCGACAACTACGTCACGTTCCTCGTCGTCGGCGTGCTCGTCTTCCGCTTCGCGCAGAACACGATCGTCGGTTGCGTGCAGAGCATCGGGAAGAACACCGGCCTGATCCGCAGCATCCAGTTCCCGCGGGCACTCGTGCCCCTCTCCGTGGTGCTCGAAGAGCTGATGGCCCTGCTGCCCGGGCTGCTGCTGGTGGTCGTCGTCGGAGCGATCGACGGCGTCACCCCCACCTGGCGTCTCGCCCTGCTACCCGTGGTGATCCTCGCCGTGGCCCTGTTCAGCCTGGGTGCGGGCCTCGCCGGGGCACGCGCCGGAGCGTCGCTCACCGACCTGAGCCAGGTGTTGCCGCACTTCTTCCGGGTGATGTTCTACGTCTCCGGGGTGCTGTTCAGCGTCCACGCGACGATCGACAACCAGGTCGTGCGCAACCTGTTCGCGCTCAACCCGTTCTACTGCATCGTCGCCGTCGCCCGCTGGAGCCTGCTCGCCACCCCGGCCGGCGAGCGCGTGTTCGCCGGGCTCGCGGTGTGGGCGGGCGTCGCGCTCGTCGTGGGCGCGGTGTGGTTCAGGCGCGGGGAGCACCGCCTTGGCGCCTGAGCACTCGCCGCCGCTCGTCATCGACGTGGACGACGTCCACGTCACGTACCGCGTCTACGAGGACGTGAAGATGGCGCTGCGCGAGCGGGTCGCGCGGGCGCGGCTGCGCCGGCGCTTCCGCGAGGTGCACGCCGTCCGGGGGGTGAGCCTGCAGCTACGCGAGGGCGATTCGCTCGGCATCATCGGCGCCAACGGCTCGGGCAAGAGCACCCTGCTGGCCGCGCTCACCGGCCTGCTGCCGATCGAGAGCGGCACCATCCGGGTGCGCAGCCGGCCGACCCTGCTCGGGGTGGGCGCGGTGCTGCGCCAGCAGCTCTCCGGGCGGCGCAACGTCGTGCTCGGCTGCCTGGCGTCGGGGATGACCCCGGACGAGGTCGAGGCCCAGATCGACGACATCATCGACTTCGCCGGGCTGCGCGAGTTCATCGACATGCCGATGCGCGCGTACTCGTCGGGGATGCGGGCGCGGCTCACGTTCTCGATCGCGACCGCCCGAGCACCGGACATCTTGCTCGTCGACGAGGCACTCGCCGTCGGTGACGAGGCGTTCAAGCGTCGTTCGACCGAGCGCATCGACAGCATCCGCAGGCGCTCGGGAGCCGTCGTGCTCGTCAGCCACAACCTGAACGAGATCCGCACGTCCTGCAACAGGGCGATCTGGATGGACCACGGCTTGGTCGTCGACGCGGGCACCCCTGACGAGGTCGTCGATCGCTACCTGGCCTCCCCTCAGGCCTGAGCCGCCCACTCCTCCAGCAGCCGGACGAAGCGCGCGCCGTCGGTTTGCCAGCTGAAGTGGGCGAGCACATGGGCGTGGCCAGCCCGCGCGGCTCGGTCACGGCCCGGGCGGTCACCGAGGAGGCGCTCCACGGCATCGACCGTCGCCTCGACGTCGCCGAACGGCACGACCGCGCCGCCGCCGCTCTCCCGCACCAGCTCGACGGCGAGCGGCAGCGGCGTCGTCACCACCGGCACCCCGTGGGCGAGGTACTCGACGAGCTTGGTCGGGCGGGAATGCCTGTAGTTGGCCTCGTCGTGCAGCAGGGACAGCCCGGCGAGCGCGCCGTCCACCTCGGCCATCGCCTCCGGGTTGGTCCGGTAGCCGAGCCAGGTCACGTCACCGGCTCGCGCCGCGGCTCCCACCTGCTCACGCACGTCCGCGTCCGCGTCGCCGATCAACACCACGTCGACGCGGCCACGTAGACGGCGGCCGAGGGCGACCAGCTCGCGGACGCCGCGGCTCGCCGAGATGCGCCCGACGTAGACCACCCGCGGGGTGCGCCCCTCGTCGAGGGGCGCCACAGTCGTCGGTACCCAGGTGCTGTTCGGCACCACCGCCGCCGCGCCGAGACGCTCGGCGTAAGCGTCCTCGGCGAGCAGAAGGTGCACCCGCCGGCGCGCGACGCGTTCCACCACCAAGACCAGCCGGACCACCGCCGGCCGTGCCCAGCGCGGGATCCAGCGCCGGTCGCCGACCGACGCGACGAAGTCCTCGTGCACGTCCCACACGATCGGTGCCCGCCAGCGCAGCGTCGCCACCACGGCGAGCAACTCGGGATCGTGCACCAGCAACACGTCGGCGACGCCACGCCGGGCGGCGAGTGCCTGCCGTGTCGCCCGCCATGCTCGCCACCGGCGCCGGCCGACCGCACGCGGCACGTCTACGCGCACCAATCCGGGAGGGTCGCCGTCGGCGTAGGGCGCGACGAGGGTCACCTGGTGGCCCGCCTCCAGCAGGCTGCGCGCTTGGCGGTGCACGATCCGCGCGTCGTCGCCGCGGTGGGCACAGGTGGCGACGACGACGTGCATTGCGGACCGTCCGCGGTCAACCGGCGACTACGCCGTCGACCTGCCAAGCGACGGCGTCGTCGGTGGCGTCGCCCGGTGCATTCGTGGCGACGTCGGCGGAGAACCCGCCGCTGCCCGAGACGACGTTCCAGGTGCCGCCGGTGAACGTCGACCGGCCACGGAGATGCCAGACGCCACCGTCGAGGTGCGCTTCTCCCGCCGCAGAGCCGGTGACCGTGCCGAGCGGGGTCGTGAGGGTCCACGAAGCCGAGAACTGATCGGGTGCGCTCACCCCAAGTGCGTCGACGCCGCGGGTCAAGGTGAGCGCCACCTCCCACGACCCGACGGTCGAAGCGACGGCGCGAGACGTGACCGGGCTCGCCGCGCCGCTGGCGGTGAACGTCCAGCTGGTGACACCACCGGTGGCCGGGTCGGCGTCGGAGGCTTCGCCCGACGACGTCGTCGGAGCGCTGTCGACGAGCGGCTCGGCGACGGTGAACCACGAGTCGGCGCCGGCGCTGACGGTCGTGATCGGCGTCACCCGACCGGACAGGCTGACGCCACGCAGCACGATCGGTGTGCTCCTCGCCACTTCGAGGCATGTCGGAGCGCCGCTGCCCGGGGAGCGGACGACACCGTCGGCATCCGAGCGGTAGCGGCCTTCGAGCATCACGTCGGAGGCCGCCGACAGTCGCGCCGCCGCCGCGTCGGCGAACGCCACGACGAAGCGCACCTCGTCGTAGCCGCCGCGGCCGAAGCAGGCGAGCGCGTCACCGACACCGTCGACCCCGTAGACCGGCGCCATGTCGAGCGAGGTGACGAAGGGCGAGCCGAGCTCGGGGTGGTGCCCGGCGGTGCCGGTGGGGTCGCCTCCTCCCGCGCCGCCGCCGACGATCGCCGACAGCCGGTCGATCGCCGCCGTCGGAACCGTCGGATCGCCACCGAACGCGACGACGAACCCGGGGCTGACGCAACCGAGCGGTGGCGCATCGGACGAGCACCAATCCCCGTCCGGGTCGAAGGCACCCTCCAGCAACGCGGCGACGGAGGCGGGCAGCGCGGCGGATTGGGCCCGTACCAGCAGCACAGGTGCGGCGTCGTGTGCCGGCTGCGGCAGGTCGGCGGAGACCGCCGGGTGGGCGCCGGTCGTCGGAGCCAGCGCCCGTGACGGCGCCCCGGGGTCGGCCGCGGAGCCGTTCGCCCTCGCGCACCACGGCCCGGCGCCGAGAGCGTCGGGCCAGCCGAGCGCGGTGGCGCCCGAGCCCGACGAAGCGGCGACGCAGGCCAGGCTGCCGGCGAAGTCGGCCGCATCGCCGGTAGGCCACCAGCCGCCGAGTCGCTCGGCCATCTGCACGCTCGTCGCGTACCGATCGTCACCGGCGATGCGGGTCACCTCGGCGCCGGTCAGCTCCTCCGCCTCGGCCGCGACCACCTCGGGCACCCTCAACGGGCCTCCGAGCACGACCACGTTGTCGGCGTCGAACGTCTCCAGCGCCGCGCGTGTGGCCTCGGGCAGCCGGGCGGTGCCGTCGTGGAGCAGCACCGGCACCTGCCAGTAGCTGATCCACCAGCCGGCGGCGAGCGCATCTGCTCCGGTCAGCCCGTCGGCCAGGACGACGGTGCGGGTGAGCAGGCGGCACGATCGTGCCGAGTCGCGCAGCTCGACGACGGAGTTCGCGTAGAACCCCATCCGCGCGTCGCCGTCGTCGGTGACCGGGTCGACGCAAGCCGTGGCTGTGGTCGACGCCGTGCCGAGGCTGCGCGCGACGGCGACTGCGGTGGCGAACCGGTTGTTGCCCGACACACGGAACACCTCGTCGTAGCCGACGGCGACGAGCTCGGCATCGACGGCAGATGGCACGGCCGCTGATCCGCCGACCACGATCGCCTGGCGGGCGAGCGAACAGCCGCCACGGCGCAGGTCCTGCACGACGGCCCTCGCCGGGGCGCTGAGAGCAGTCGCACCCTGCCGGGCCGACCGGGTGACGACGACTGGAGCACCGTCGGTGTCGACGCGGGCGAAGCCGCCGATCGGGTCGAACAGCGGGTCCGCGGCCGACGTGCGCTGCAGGTACGGCTCGCTCGACTCGCCCGTCGGGTCGGACAGCGCGGAAGCGGCGAGGGAGTCGGCCGGGCTGTCGCCGGCGACGACGATGACCGCCCGCGGACACGTGTCGAGGCCCCACCAGTCGCCGGCGGCAGCGAGCGTCGCCGCCCCACCGGAGGAACGGTCGGCGGTGTCGAACGGGAAGTCGCCCTCGCCACGCAACGCCAAAGCCATCGCCAGCCCGGTCTGGTAGCGGTCCAGGCCGTGGAGGCGCAGCGCGTTGGCCCAGCCTTCCAGCTCCGGCGAGACCGACGGCGTGCTCGGCCACTGCGCCGGCCCCGGGGATTCACCAGGGGGTTCGGCGACGTCGGCACGAGCCACGTTGCCGGCGGTGGCGGTCGTTGCAAGCGCAACGACCGCGAACAGGCAAACGCGGCGGATCACGCCCCGAGCGTGAGCGTCCACGAACCGCCCTCGGTCAGCTCCAGCGATCCGCTGAAGCTGCCGGACTCGATGAGCGCGACATCGCCCGACGATGCGCGGAACACTCCGGACACCGAGAGCGCGAGCGGGATCGAGCCGTCGCCGGGGTCGGCACCGGTGCCCTGGCC encodes:
- a CDS encoding exopolysaccharide biosynthesis polyprenyl glycosylphosphotransferase, with protein sequence MDVPDPSSIAPGVPVVPGTEWLVQRTSPVLQRLWRRGFRFLFVLDALALFGSMVAISLVRFGTDWPTYPLSHYLVGFSIATGIHLVVGYLAGLYEREPRLGHRPWLPRVMLAMAIGIAVDGVAFVLLDRYLMPRLNLAALGIVGSLALTANRRLSRRLSWRRQGPPRVALVGPHDAVATAVAHLADSDRGAIVACTAMDTADLVDLVSSHHATDVLLLDVHAFGEIFPEPLSTMEDLGVGVLQRVGAQETLLGLQSVRQVAGMPFVRLRTHTLPPHKYRLKRGLDLVLVALASPLIVVVGGLVSLGVLLRAGRPVLYRQVRLGRDAVPFRMVKFRTMQPDAEQHGAVLATEADPRIVHGLRWLRDTRLDELPQLWNVVRGEMSLVGPRPERPEFTERLAIDVPGYERRHELPPGLTGLAQVQGSYDTDAVYKVGYDLQYLVNWSPVLDLQILLRTIWVVVARRG
- a CDS encoding glycosyltransferase family 2 protein — protein: MSWPDVAVVVPVRNEERHLRGAVEAVLAQAYPGRVEVCLAVGPSVDRTEQVASELAAAHPQVHVVANPSGRTPAALNAAIRATAGEVVARVDGHAALSPGYLRRAVETLKRTGAANVGGIQRAEGTTAFERAVAVAMTSRFGAGGARFHVGGTEGPTDTVYLGVFRRDALEQAGLFDETLVRNQDYELNIRLRDAGGVVWFDPALWVAYRPRSNLRSLARQYFEYGTWKRHVLRRHPGSLKARQAIPALTTAAIAASLAAAPFARVALAVPGTYAAAVVVSSLAGARGRAGTAARLVAIYPTMHLAWGTGFWLGGRSRRGVDR
- a CDS encoding ABC transporter permease, with amino-acid sequence MVAATPDTLIELGARMPWREYLAELWSRRHFAVALAENDLRAQHMNSVLGQLWHLLNPAMMIAVYFFVFGVVLDARRGVDNYVTFLVVGVLVFRFAQNTIVGCVQSIGKNTGLIRSIQFPRALVPLSVVLEELMALLPGLLLVVVVGAIDGVTPTWRLALLPVVILAVALFSLGAGLAGARAGASLTDLSQVLPHFFRVMFYVSGVLFSVHATIDNQVVRNLFALNPFYCIVAVARWSLLATPAGERVFAGLAVWAGVALVVGAVWFRRGEHRLGA
- a CDS encoding ABC transporter ATP-binding protein, yielding MALRERVARARLRRRFREVHAVRGVSLQLREGDSLGIIGANGSGKSTLLAALTGLLPIESGTIRVRSRPTLLGVGAVLRQQLSGRRNVVLGCLASGMTPDEVEAQIDDIIDFAGLREFIDMPMRAYSSGMRARLTFSIATARAPDILLVDEALAVGDEAFKRRSTERIDSIRRRSGAVVLVSHNLNEIRTSCNRAIWMDHGLVVDAGTPDEVVDRYLASPQA
- a CDS encoding glycosyltransferase family 4 protein yields the protein MHVVVATCAHRGDDARIVHRQARSLLEAGHQVTLVAPYADGDPPGLVRVDVPRAVGRRRWRAWRATRQALAARRGVADVLLVHDPELLAVVATLRWRAPIVWDVHEDFVASVGDRRWIPRWARPAVVRLVLVVERVARRRVHLLLAEDAYAERLGAAAVVPNSTWVPTTVAPLDEGRTPRVVYVGRISASRGVRELVALGRRLRGRVDVVLIGDADADVREQVGAAARAGDVTWLGYRTNPEAMAEVDGALAGLSLLHDEANYRHSRPTKLVEYLAHGVPVVTTPLPLAVELVRESGGGAVVPFGDVEATVDAVERLLGDRPGRDRAARAGHAHVLAHFSWQTDGARFVRLLEEWAAQA
- a CDS encoding cell wall-binding repeat-containing protein, which produces MIRRVCLFAVVALATTATAGNVARADVAEPPGESPGPAQWPSTPSVSPELEGWANALRLHGLDRYQTGLAMALALRGEGDFPFDTADRSSGGAATLAAAGDWWGLDTCPRAVIVVAGDSPADSLAASALSDPTGESSEPYLQRTSAADPLFDPIGGFARVDTDGAPVVVTRSARQGATALSAPARAVVQDLRRGGCSLARQAIVVGGSAAVPSAVDAELVAVGYDEVFRVSGNNRFATAVAVARSLGTASTTATACVDPVTDDGDARMGFYANSVVELRDSARSCRLLTRTVVLADGLTGADALAAGWWISYWQVPVLLHDGTARLPEATRAALETFDADNVVVLGGPLRVPEVVAAEAEELTGAEVTRIAGDDRYATSVQMAERLGGWWPTGDAADFAGSLACVAASSGSGATALGWPDALGAGPWCARANGSAADPGAPSRALAPTTGAHPAVSADLPQPAHDAAPVLLVRAQSAALPASVAALLEGAFDPDGDWCSSDAPPLGCVSPGFVVAFGGDPTVPTAAIDRLSAIVGGGAGGGDPTGTAGHHPELGSPFVTSLDMAPVYGVDGVGDALACFGRGGYDEVRFVVAFADAAAARLSAASDVMLEGRYRSDADGVVRSPGSGAPTCLEVARSTPIVLRGVSLSGRVTPITTVSAGADSWFTVAEPLVDSAPTTSSGEASDADPATGGVTSWTFTASGAASPVTSRAVASTVGSWEVALTLTRGVDALGVSAPDQFSASWTLTTPLGTVTGSAAGEAHLDGGVWHLRGRSTFTGGTWNVVSGSGGFSADVATNAPGDATDDAVAWQVDGVVAG